Proteins found in one Methylobacterium sp. CB376 genomic segment:
- a CDS encoding IclR family transcriptional regulator, which translates to MADEHDSSPAGPLDRAIAILTFIAEQKKALSAAEIAAGLALPLPTAHRLIGNLEHRGLIQKALGTKRYVVGSRLVTLSAKTIGAAFRTVRRQAVLSAVADRIGEQCEIGVVRDHAVVYVDSVRSKEQQSLQFNPSDSAPLHCTSTGKIYMSRLPAKMRHRLAHSMNLVRYTPTTIVDPDELLASLEETRRRGWAKTNEEFVRGVVGCAVPIVSPEGDLIACLGVSVPVARVGFAGLDTFIGPLQEAAALLSETILQDNEDI; encoded by the coding sequence GTGGCCGACGAACACGACAGCTCACCGGCTGGGCCGTTGGACCGGGCCATCGCGATCCTGACGTTCATCGCCGAGCAGAAGAAGGCCCTCTCGGCTGCCGAGATTGCCGCTGGGCTCGCGCTGCCGCTGCCGACGGCCCACCGCCTCATCGGCAACCTCGAACATCGGGGCCTGATCCAGAAGGCCCTCGGCACGAAGCGCTACGTCGTCGGCAGCAGGCTCGTCACGCTCTCGGCCAAGACAATCGGGGCAGCGTTCCGCACCGTACGCCGGCAGGCCGTCTTGAGCGCCGTGGCCGATCGGATCGGCGAACAATGCGAGATCGGTGTCGTGCGCGACCATGCTGTGGTCTATGTCGACAGCGTACGGTCAAAGGAACAGCAGAGCTTGCAGTTCAATCCCAGCGACTCCGCACCTCTGCACTGCACTTCGACAGGCAAGATTTACATGAGCCGGCTGCCTGCCAAAATGAGGCACCGCCTGGCCCATTCGATGAACCTTGTCCGCTACACGCCTACTACGATCGTCGACCCCGACGAGCTGCTGGCCAGTCTTGAGGAAACACGGCGCAGGGGCTGGGCCAAGACGAACGAGGAGTTCGTTCGCGGTGTCGTGGGCTGCGCCGTGCCGATCGTCTCACCGGAGGGCGATCTCATCGCCTGCCTGGGCGTGTCGGTGCCGGTGGCGCGCGTCGGCTTTGCAGGCCTCGATACCTTCATCGGTCCTCTGCAGGAGGCGGCGGCCCTCCTCTCAGAGACAATCCTGCAGGACAACGAGGATATCTGA
- a CDS encoding Cj0069 family protein — MTGAPQRRFKVAVVSHGDAQARAEARPDTGRLSAIFAALAQQGIAAEPAVWSDALSDEVRAQLMGVDGVLVWVNPITTPDGDGRGRLDDLLREVAAAGIFVSAHPDVIAKMGTKEVLFRTRELGWGTDTYVYPEPASFRAAFPARVAAGPRVLKRNRGNGGQGVWKVERAAGADVIVQEAWGDRRVRTVPLDAFMAERLVDFTHAGTLVDQPFQARHLEGMVRGYLSGDQVVGFGHQLVRALAPPEIGPAGPRLYSGPDDPRFQHLRDLLEHEWVPQMAHLLGIDLDALPVIWDADFLLGPPTPAGEDTYVLCEINVSSVFPVPEEAPEGLAKTALKRLRSHVTACRHPARR; from the coding sequence ATGACCGGTGCTCCTCAACGCCGCTTCAAGGTTGCCGTTGTTTCCCACGGCGATGCGCAGGCGCGTGCCGAGGCACGGCCGGACACAGGCCGCCTCAGTGCGATCTTCGCCGCACTGGCGCAGCAGGGGATTGCCGCGGAACCGGCCGTCTGGTCGGACGCGCTCAGCGATGAGGTTCGCGCTCAGCTGATGGGCGTGGATGGCGTGCTGGTCTGGGTAAACCCGATCACGACCCCGGACGGCGATGGTCGGGGGCGGCTGGACGACCTGCTGCGGGAGGTGGCCGCGGCCGGCATCTTCGTCAGCGCCCATCCGGACGTCATCGCCAAGATGGGCACCAAGGAGGTGCTGTTCCGAACCCGAGAGCTGGGTTGGGGCACGGACACGTACGTCTATCCGGAGCCCGCCTCGTTCAGAGCGGCGTTTCCCGCGCGGGTGGCCGCGGGTCCGCGGGTGCTGAAGCGGAACCGCGGCAACGGCGGGCAAGGGGTCTGGAAGGTCGAACGGGCCGCCGGTGCGGACGTCATCGTGCAGGAGGCCTGGGGCGACCGCCGCGTGCGCACCGTCCCCCTCGACGCGTTCATGGCGGAACGGCTGGTCGACTTCACCCATGCCGGCACGCTGGTGGATCAGCCGTTCCAGGCACGGCACCTGGAGGGCATGGTCCGCGGCTACCTCTCCGGTGACCAGGTGGTGGGGTTCGGCCATCAGCTGGTCCGCGCCCTGGCGCCGCCTGAGATCGGGCCGGCCGGGCCGCGCCTCTACTCCGGGCCGGACGATCCCCGGTTCCAGCACCTGCGGGACTTGCTGGAACACGAGTGGGTGCCGCAGATGGCTCACCTGCTGGGGATCGACCTGGACGCCCTGCCGGTGATCTGGGACGCCGATTTCCTGCTGGGTCCGCCGACGCCCGCGGGGGAGGACACCTACGTGCTGTGCGAGATCAACGTCAGCTCGGTGTTTCCGGTCCCCGAGGAGGCCCCGGAAGGACTGGCCAAGACGGCGCTGAAGCGGCTGAGATCACACGTGACGGCGTGCAGGCACCCCGCGAGGCGGTAA
- a CDS encoding DUF3182 family protein — translation MAMIQTAATPSSVVEQTTRACRGVVVVPMPGTGFASRHERATRAELARRLAALKDFDFAGELDPPFPHRGPVYLVPADTLVGAEAAAFGVRGEHDLFGGVAPHACVATKAITHPLVEPDAFAPTGWSREFGHRVRDVVLRGFSAFAPEDARRAGLRLLGHGPVRLKAVRATAGRGQIAVCGAAELEAALAAADAAELSGHGLVLEEDLAEVTTYSVGQVRVADLVASYCGTQRLTPDNGGAQVYGGSDLLVARGDFEALLALDLPEGARLAVAQARTYDAAAMECFPGLFASRRNYDVAQGVDAAGRRRSGVLEQSWRAGGASGAEVAALEAFRADPGLRVVRASTVEIYGQHHAPPPGAVVYFRGEDERVGPMTKYAFAGPHGSP, via the coding sequence ATGGCCATGATCCAGACGGCGGCGACGCCTTCGAGCGTCGTGGAGCAGACCACCCGGGCGTGCCGCGGCGTCGTGGTGGTACCCATGCCCGGCACCGGTTTCGCGTCCCGCCACGAGCGGGCCACCCGCGCCGAGCTCGCGAGGCGCCTGGCTGCCCTCAAAGACTTCGACTTCGCAGGCGAGCTCGACCCGCCGTTTCCTCACCGCGGCCCGGTCTACCTCGTGCCGGCCGACACGCTCGTCGGGGCCGAGGCCGCGGCGTTCGGCGTGCGCGGCGAGCACGACCTGTTCGGCGGCGTTGCTCCGCACGCGTGCGTGGCCACGAAGGCGATCACCCACCCGCTGGTCGAGCCGGACGCCTTCGCCCCGACCGGCTGGTCCCGCGAGTTCGGGCACCGGGTGCGCGACGTCGTCCTGCGCGGCTTTTCCGCGTTCGCGCCCGAGGATGCGCGCCGCGCCGGCTTGCGCCTGCTCGGGCACGGGCCGGTGCGCCTGAAGGCCGTGCGGGCGACCGCCGGGCGAGGCCAGATCGCGGTCTGCGGCGCCGCCGAGCTGGAGGCGGCGCTCGCCGCGGCGGACGCGGCCGAGCTGTCCGGCCACGGCCTCGTGCTTGAGGAGGACCTCGCCGAGGTCACGACCTACAGCGTCGGCCAGGTGCGCGTGGCCGACCTCGTGGCGAGCTACTGCGGCACCCAGCGCCTGACGCCGGACAACGGCGGCGCGCAAGTGTACGGCGGGTCGGATCTCCTCGTCGCCCGGGGTGACTTCGAGGCGCTGCTCGCGCTCGATCTCCCCGAAGGGGCCCGCCTTGCGGTGGCGCAGGCGCGCACCTACGATGCCGCCGCGATGGAGTGCTTCCCGGGACTGTTCGCGTCGCGACGCAACTACGACGTCGCGCAGGGTGTGGACGCGGCCGGGCGCAGGCGCTCGGGCGTGCTGGAGCAGTCCTGGCGCGCGGGTGGCGCCAGCGGCGCCGAGGTCGCGGCCCTCGAAGCCTTCCGGGCCGACCCGGGGCTGCGGGTCGTGCGCGCCTCCACCGTCGAGATCTATGGCCAGCACCACGCGCCGCCGCCGGGCGCGGTGGTGTACTTCCGCGGCGAGGACGAGCGGGTCGGTCCCATGACGAAGTACGCCTTTGCGGGGCCGCATGGCAGTCCGTGA
- a CDS encoding amino acid ABC transporter substrate-binding protein: MVPGRVFRRVSCALVLSFATTVASAESPTLTKIKSNGSVTLGYREASIPFSYLGTDQKPVGFSLDLCAQVVAKIKSDLKLDTLAVKLQPVDSTNRIPLIQNGTIDMECGATSSSVARLKQVAFTVAIFVSSARWLTKVSSGIHDVKDLDGKTVVATQGSNAVGFAFGIKAKGGTFNVIQAKDHGESMLTLQSGRAAAFMEDDILLASLKARTPDPAAFAFLPETYTLVPYGLMLPRDDVELKALADGVLKDMMASGAFTRLYAKWFESPIPPRNENLNFPMSDALKQRVAHPSDSVEF; the protein is encoded by the coding sequence ATGGTCCCAGGTCGCGTTTTCAGACGAGTGTCCTGCGCGCTCGTCCTCAGCTTCGCCACGACCGTGGCCTCCGCGGAGAGCCCGACGCTGACGAAGATCAAAAGCAACGGCAGCGTGACACTCGGCTATCGCGAGGCTTCGATCCCGTTCTCGTATCTCGGTACGGACCAGAAGCCGGTCGGCTTCTCCCTCGACCTGTGCGCTCAGGTCGTGGCCAAGATCAAAAGTGACCTCAAGCTCGACACCCTTGCGGTCAAGCTCCAGCCGGTCGACTCCACCAATCGCATCCCGCTCATCCAGAACGGGACCATCGACATGGAGTGCGGCGCCACGTCCAGCAGCGTCGCCCGGCTCAAGCAGGTCGCCTTCACGGTCGCGATCTTCGTGTCATCGGCCCGGTGGTTGACCAAGGTCTCATCCGGCATACACGATGTGAAGGATCTCGACGGCAAAACCGTCGTCGCCACGCAGGGCTCGAACGCGGTCGGCTTCGCGTTTGGCATCAAGGCCAAGGGCGGCACTTTCAACGTCATCCAGGCCAAGGATCACGGCGAGTCCATGCTGACGCTTCAGAGTGGGCGTGCCGCGGCTTTCATGGAGGATGACATCTTGCTCGCCAGCCTGAAGGCTCGCACACCCGATCCCGCCGCCTTCGCCTTCCTGCCCGAAACCTACACCTTGGTGCCGTACGGTCTGATGTTGCCCAGGGACGACGTGGAACTCAAGGCGCTTGCGGATGGCGTCCTGAAGGACATGATGGCCTCAGGAGCGTTCACCAGGCTCTACGCCAAGTGGTTCGAGAGCCCGATCCCGCCCCGCAACGAGAACCTGAACTTCCCGATGTCCGATGCTCTGAAACAGCGGGTCGCGCACCCGAGTGACTCAGTCGAGTTCTGA
- a CDS encoding sulfite exporter TauE/SafE family protein — translation MLFLIAAVFGIAGFVKGVIGLGLPTVSMGLLAVAMTPLQALTIVIVPAIVTNIWQTFAGPYLGSILRRLWPLLLGTGVAIWGAGALMAGPYARYATIVLGLLLVIYAGLGLTRLQIRTAPRNEKWVGGIVGLLTGVISAATGIQVIPSMPYLQSIGLEKDELVQALGVFFTVATFAQAFNLTSVGLLNASTALPGLVAMGTAFAGMFVGQVVRQRLDPEGFRRWFLIALLVLGIYLAASTIVSL, via the coding sequence ATGCTCTTCCTCATCGCCGCCGTATTCGGCATTGCCGGCTTCGTGAAGGGCGTAATCGGCCTCGGGCTGCCGACAGTGTCGATGGGCCTACTCGCTGTCGCAATGACGCCGCTGCAGGCCCTGACCATCGTTATCGTGCCCGCCATCGTCACCAACATCTGGCAGACCTTCGCCGGGCCGTACCTGGGCAGCATTCTGCGCAGGCTGTGGCCGCTGCTCCTCGGGACCGGCGTCGCGATCTGGGGAGCCGGCGCGTTGATGGCGGGCCCCTACGCGCGCTACGCCACGATCGTGCTAGGGCTCCTGCTGGTGATCTATGCTGGGCTCGGGCTGACGCGACTGCAGATCCGGACAGCACCCCGGAATGAGAAATGGGTCGGCGGCATTGTCGGCCTTCTCACGGGTGTGATCTCAGCCGCCACCGGCATTCAGGTCATTCCGTCGATGCCGTACTTGCAGTCGATCGGCCTGGAGAAAGACGAGCTGGTGCAGGCGCTCGGCGTATTCTTCACGGTGGCAACCTTCGCGCAGGCGTTCAATCTCACGAGCGTGGGCCTTCTCAACGCCTCGACCGCCCTGCCCGGGCTTGTCGCCATGGGAACTGCCTTCGCGGGCATGTTCGTGGGCCAAGTGGTCCGCCAGCGGCTGGACCCGGAGGGGTTCCGACGGTGGTTCCTGATCGCGCTGCTCGTGCTCGGCATCTACCTGGCCGCCAGCACAATCGTGTCACTGTGA
- a CDS encoding DMT family transporter — protein MLSWMMVPFAVLAGALTTLQAGSNAALKKSLGEPLPALLINYGLGISIVVLANLVSRQSWPDFDKLSGVLWWAWIGGVAGAAYGLAAILLAYRLGAATLMASVVTGQVIASVLLDHFGWLGFEVHAANVWRLLGALLMIVGMVLVARF, from the coding sequence ATGCTGTCTTGGATGATGGTTCCCTTCGCGGTGCTCGCGGGCGCTCTGACGACGCTCCAGGCGGGCAGCAATGCGGCGCTGAAGAAGAGCCTGGGCGAACCCCTGCCAGCTCTGCTGATCAACTACGGGCTCGGGATCAGCATCGTCGTTCTCGCCAACCTTGTCAGCCGCCAGTCCTGGCCGGACTTCGACAAGCTCTCGGGCGTGCTCTGGTGGGCCTGGATCGGGGGGGTGGCGGGTGCAGCCTACGGCTTGGCCGCGATCCTGCTGGCCTACCGCTTGGGTGCCGCGACCCTGATGGCCTCTGTTGTCACCGGACAGGTGATTGCCTCCGTGCTGCTCGACCATTTCGGCTGGCTTGGTTTCGAGGTGCACGCGGCCAACGTCTGGCGCCTGCTCGGAGCCCTGCTGATGATCGTCGGGATGGTGCTGGTGGCCCGGTTCTGA
- a CDS encoding aminotransferase class V-fold PLP-dependent enzyme, producing MKKAAGSVRRGCFAMSASPEVIMSQHYDVAAVRQAFPAAEHVVYLDSGFQTPLSRPVKEAYERFLQEGFETAGPKQVWLNRLEETRAKVASLLGARPDEIAFTKNTSESMNIAANALPLRAGDKVLMIEGDHPNNAYAFLNLQRKGVEVVFIPMSEVVNAESFRPHLDDRTRAISMSHVTFHAGHRFDVESVGELCAQRDLYFVVDVMQGIGVVPIDAKAMKATFVGSGTHKGLLVPQGLGLLYWDATRIELEPAYLAAASLASPPADFIARADNMALPATAGRFELGNFNLPAIQGLGAALDLIGQVGIENIQNHCFDLGDYLIERLDGLGVGLVGPRERQHRAPHIYVIALPAADWLDYFTRTGIRVSPERDGIRVSFGMFNTTADIDRLVEAIRARSAPATPQVRTAVLSKLG from the coding sequence ATGAAGAAGGCCGCCGGCTCTGTCCGGCGCGGGTGCTTCGCCATGTCCGCGTCGCCGGAGGTGATCATGAGCCAGCACTATGACGTTGCCGCCGTCCGTCAGGCATTCCCGGCCGCCGAGCACGTGGTCTACCTCGACAGCGGCTTCCAGACTCCTCTCTCTCGCCCGGTGAAGGAGGCTTACGAGCGCTTCCTGCAGGAGGGCTTCGAGACGGCCGGTCCGAAGCAGGTCTGGCTCAACCGGCTGGAGGAGACCCGTGCCAAGGTCGCATCCCTCCTGGGCGCCAGGCCGGACGAAATCGCCTTCACCAAGAACACCTCGGAAAGCATGAACATCGCCGCCAACGCGCTTCCGCTGCGGGCCGGCGACAAGGTTCTGATGATCGAGGGGGATCATCCCAACAACGCCTACGCCTTCCTCAACCTGCAGCGGAAGGGCGTGGAGGTCGTCTTCATTCCGATGAGCGAGGTGGTGAACGCGGAGAGCTTTCGGCCGCATCTCGACGACCGGACGCGGGCGATTTCCATGTCGCATGTCACCTTCCACGCCGGACACCGGTTCGACGTGGAAAGCGTCGGCGAACTCTGTGCGCAGCGCGACCTCTACTTCGTCGTGGACGTGATGCAGGGCATCGGCGTCGTACCGATCGACGCCAAGGCGATGAAGGCCACCTTCGTCGGCTCGGGCACGCATAAGGGCCTTCTCGTGCCGCAGGGGCTCGGCCTGCTCTACTGGGACGCGACCCGGATCGAGCTGGAGCCGGCCTATCTGGCGGCAGCGAGCCTCGCCAGCCCGCCGGCGGATTTCATCGCACGCGCCGACAACATGGCCCTGCCGGCGACCGCCGGGCGGTTCGAACTCGGCAACTTCAACCTGCCAGCCATCCAGGGGCTCGGCGCGGCGCTCGATCTCATCGGCCAAGTCGGGATCGAGAACATCCAGAACCATTGCTTCGACCTCGGCGACTACCTGATCGAGCGTCTCGACGGGCTCGGCGTCGGCTTGGTCGGCCCGCGCGAGCGGCAGCATCGCGCACCGCACATCTACGTCATCGCGCTGCCGGCAGCGGACTGGCTCGACTACTTCACACGCACCGGCATCCGGGTCTCGCCCGAGCGGGACGGCATCCGAGTGTCCTTCGGCATGTTCAACACCACGGCGGACATCGACCGGCTGGTCGAGGCCATCCGCGCCAGGAGCGCGCCGGCGACGCCACAGGTCCGCACGGCCGTCCTGTCGAAGCTCGGGTAG
- a CDS encoding LysR family transcriptional regulator: MMNPAHLDLFRAVLRHGGMTRAAAALGVGQPHVSRAIAQLEADLGFALFVRGHGSASPTPEGEAFAREVERTCAGLEHLHHAARQIRDLGTGPLRVACQPSLAARLLPRAIRRLSAEHPGARVALHVPSPDTIWSWASSGQCDIGLVRPRPGYAGVTGEPFLTVEAVCALRRDHALSRKRVITAHDLAGEPMVAGGPGMFQQAIEDTFARAGIELRSVLMAQYTAARCGLVAEGLGVAIVDPIPARDLVGLPIVLRPFRPRVLIETLLIRPAGRPPGHLVERLIGFLHSERDALSFRAATSE; this comes from the coding sequence ATGATGAACCCAGCCCATCTCGACCTCTTCCGCGCCGTGCTGCGTCACGGCGGGATGACGAGGGCGGCTGCCGCCCTCGGCGTCGGCCAACCGCACGTGAGCCGCGCCATCGCGCAGCTTGAGGCCGACCTCGGCTTCGCTCTCTTCGTCCGCGGTCATGGCAGCGCGTCGCCGACCCCGGAGGGAGAAGCCTTCGCGCGTGAGGTCGAACGCACCTGCGCCGGGCTCGAACACCTGCACCACGCCGCGCGCCAGATCCGGGACCTCGGCACCGGGCCGCTGCGCGTGGCCTGTCAGCCCTCCCTGGCGGCCCGCCTGCTGCCGCGCGCCATCCGGCGGTTGAGCGCCGAGCATCCAGGTGCGCGGGTCGCGCTCCACGTGCCGAGCCCCGACACGATCTGGTCCTGGGCCTCCTCGGGGCAGTGTGACATCGGCCTCGTTCGGCCCCGTCCAGGCTACGCGGGGGTGACGGGCGAGCCCTTCCTGACGGTCGAGGCAGTCTGCGCGCTGCGGCGGGACCACGCCCTGAGCCGCAAGCGGGTGATCACGGCGCACGACCTCGCGGGCGAACCCATGGTGGCGGGCGGTCCCGGTATGTTCCAGCAGGCCATCGAAGACACCTTCGCGCGGGCGGGCATCGAACTGCGTTCGGTCTTGATGGCTCAATACACCGCTGCGCGGTGCGGCCTCGTGGCGGAAGGTCTGGGCGTCGCCATCGTCGATCCGATCCCTGCACGTGATCTCGTCGGCCTACCGATCGTGTTGCGGCCGTTTCGGCCGCGCGTGCTCATTGAGACGCTACTGATCCGACCGGCCGGACGACCGCCGGGTCACCTCGTTGAACGTCTCATCGGCTTTCTGCACTCGGAGCGGGATGCGCTCTCTTTCCGAGCAGCAACATCCGAGTAG
- a CDS encoding alpha/beta hydrolase family protein yields MAVREEAITVAVDGSEERLPGTLVSPGPLVPGFLFLQGWGSTREQYLARAGEIAALGCVCLTFEPRGVARGDPRHETVTREENLRDVLAAYDALTGRPGVDPAAVAVVGSSYGAYLATILSSLRAVRWLALRVPALYRDEDWDVPKARLDREALMAYRRGQVSPDDNRALGACAAFQGDVLIVQSERDDTVPPPVIANYMAAFERTRSLTYRVIEGADHGLSEEPWQQAYTSLLLNWAREMVLGAREGGTAAAAAQTHLAPAPQRGPPAPA; encoded by the coding sequence ATGGCAGTCCGTGAGGAGGCCATCACCGTCGCGGTGGACGGCAGCGAGGAGCGGCTCCCGGGCACCCTGGTCTCGCCGGGGCCCCTGGTGCCTGGCTTCTTGTTCCTGCAGGGCTGGGGCAGCACCCGGGAGCAGTACCTCGCGCGGGCGGGTGAGATCGCGGCGCTCGGCTGCGTGTGCCTGACCTTCGAGCCGCGCGGGGTGGCGAGGGGCGACCCGCGGCACGAGACGGTGACCCGCGAGGAGAACCTGCGCGACGTCCTCGCCGCCTACGACGCGCTCACTGGCCGGCCCGGGGTCGATCCCGCCGCCGTCGCCGTGGTCGGCAGCAGCTACGGGGCCTACCTGGCCACGATCCTCAGCTCGCTGCGCGCGGTGCGCTGGCTCGCCCTGCGCGTACCCGCGCTCTACAGGGACGAGGACTGGGATGTGCCGAAGGCGCGGCTCGACCGCGAAGCGCTGATGGCCTACCGGCGAGGCCAAGTTTCGCCTGATGACAACCGGGCGCTGGGCGCGTGCGCGGCGTTCCAGGGCGACGTGCTGATTGTGCAGTCCGAGCGCGACGACACCGTCCCGCCGCCGGTGATCGCGAACTACATGGCGGCCTTCGAGCGGACGCGCTCGCTGACCTACCGGGTGATCGAGGGCGCCGACCACGGCCTGTCCGAGGAGCCCTGGCAGCAGGCCTACACCTCGCTTCTCCTCAACTGGGCGCGGGAGATGGTGCTCGGCGCGCGCGAGGGCGGCACCGCCGCGGCAGCGGCGCAAACGCATCTCGCGCCGGCGCCACAGCGCGGGCCACCGGCCCCGGCCTGA
- a CDS encoding DMT family transporter, which translates to MLHVLLPSALAIAAGVSIVVQQVLNANLRASLNSAAWSGFASYAVGVACMALLALALRDPVPAAGVATRIPWWTWSGGLFGAIFIGLAIFLVPQLGAATFIALLVTGQMLASVTADHFGWMGLAQRAIDPPRLIGIALLIGGVILIRR; encoded by the coding sequence ATGCTCCACGTCCTACTCCCCTCGGCCCTTGCCATCGCAGCGGGGGTCAGCATCGTCGTCCAGCAGGTGCTAAACGCGAACCTGCGCGCGTCTCTCAACTCGGCCGCGTGGTCCGGTTTCGCGAGCTACGCGGTCGGAGTGGCTTGCATGGCATTGCTCGCCCTTGCCCTGCGCGATCCGGTCCCCGCGGCGGGCGTCGCGACCCGCATCCCGTGGTGGACATGGAGCGGTGGCCTGTTCGGGGCGATCTTCATCGGCCTCGCGATCTTCCTTGTGCCGCAACTCGGGGCCGCGACATTCATCGCGCTCCTCGTCACCGGCCAGATGCTCGCCTCGGTGACGGCGGACCACTTCGGATGGATGGGCCTCGCCCAGCGTGCGATCGACCCACCGCGGTTGATTGGGATCGCTCTCTTGATCGGCGGCGTCATCCTGATCCGGCGGTGA
- the oxlT gene encoding oxalate/formate MFS antiporter, translated as MPTSTPITTNRVSDSYRWMQLVLGVVCMVMIANLQYGWTFFVPEIQKTFGFDRAAIQWAFTLFVLFETWLVPVEGWFVDKYGPKIVVLFGGVLCGVGWVINAYATGLNMFYVGQVIAGLGAGAVYGTCVGNALKWFPDKRGLAAGITAAGFGAGSALTVAPIQWMIADKGFQAAFLNFGIGQGVIVAALAFFLASPRKGQVPEVTSTANLQSRRNYTPSEVVRQPIFWLMYFMFVIVGAGGLMITANLKPIAADIHVDKVPVTILGVTMVAITFAATIDRVLNGLTRPFFGWVSDKIGRENTMFIAFAMEGFGIYMLYLWGHDPLWFVLLSGFVFFAWGEIYSLFPSTCTDTFGSKFAATNAGLLYTAKGTAALLVPFANYLQQSTGNWDGVFLAAAGANILASILAIAVLKPWRKRVVTNAQTDAELPAGTKVAVA; from the coding sequence ATGCCGACCTCTACACCCATAACTACCAACAGAGTATCTGACAGCTATCGCTGGATGCAGCTGGTGCTTGGCGTCGTCTGCATGGTCATGATCGCCAACCTGCAGTACGGCTGGACTTTCTTCGTACCCGAAATCCAGAAAACATTCGGCTTCGATCGCGCCGCGATCCAATGGGCTTTCACCCTTTTTGTCCTGTTCGAGACCTGGCTCGTGCCCGTCGAGGGCTGGTTCGTCGACAAGTACGGCCCGAAGATCGTGGTCCTGTTCGGTGGCGTGCTCTGCGGCGTCGGCTGGGTGATCAACGCTTACGCGACAGGCCTCAACATGTTCTACGTTGGTCAGGTCATCGCGGGTCTGGGAGCTGGCGCCGTCTACGGAACCTGCGTGGGCAATGCCCTGAAGTGGTTCCCGGACAAGCGTGGTCTGGCCGCCGGTATCACCGCAGCAGGCTTCGGCGCCGGCTCGGCGCTCACGGTGGCGCCTATTCAGTGGATGATTGCCGACAAGGGCTTCCAAGCTGCCTTCCTCAACTTCGGCATTGGTCAGGGCGTGATCGTTGCCGCCCTCGCCTTCTTCCTGGCGTCTCCGCGCAAGGGCCAAGTTCCGGAGGTGACGAGCACCGCCAATCTCCAATCTCGGCGCAACTACACGCCCAGTGAAGTGGTTCGTCAGCCGATTTTCTGGCTGATGTACTTCATGTTCGTCATCGTCGGCGCAGGCGGCCTCATGATCACCGCGAACCTGAAGCCAATCGCGGCCGATATCCACGTCGACAAGGTGCCGGTGACGATCCTCGGTGTTACGATGGTGGCCATCACCTTTGCGGCGACGATCGACCGCGTGCTCAACGGTCTGACCCGTCCCTTCTTCGGCTGGGTCTCGGACAAGATCGGTCGCGAGAACACGATGTTCATCGCCTTCGCCATGGAGGGGTTTGGCATCTACATGCTGTACCTGTGGGGACATGATCCGCTGTGGTTCGTCCTCCTGTCGGGCTTCGTGTTCTTTGCCTGGGGTGAAATCTACTCGCTATTCCCCTCGACCTGCACCGACACGTTCGGCTCCAAGTTCGCGGCGACGAACGCCGGGCTGCTCTACACGGCAAAGGGGACTGCGGCGCTGCTCGTGCCGTTCGCCAACTACCTGCAGCAGAGCACGGGCAATTGGGACGGCGTATTTCTCGCGGCGGCCGGAGCCAACATCCTGGCTTCGATCCTCGCCATCGCGGTGCTGAAGCCTTGGCGCAAGCGCGTCGTCACCAATGCGCAGACCGATGCGGAGTTGCCGGCCGGCACCAAGGTCGCGGTCGCCTGA